Sequence from the Kineosporia succinea genome:
TCCGGGTGATGACGGCCAGCAAGCCGGTGCGGGTCGCCGGGTCGGAAGAACTGGCGGCCCGGGTGGAGCACTACCTGGCCGGCTGAGCGCGCTGATCCGCCGATCCACAACTGAACACGGCTCCGGTTCGGGACCCGGCCACGCGCCGGCCGGGTCCCCTCCGGACGAGAACCTCGGCGCACAGAACCTGAAACGCGCAGAGCCTGAACCGCACAGAACCTGAAACGCGCAGAGCCGAATGGTGGACGCGTCGGTGCACCGACGCGTCCACCATCGGGTTGCGCTCGTGGCTGGCTCCCGACCTCCCAGCCGTCTCCCAGGCGGCTCGGGGCATCCCCGAAGTTGCCCGGGCGAACATCAAGCATGCTGATGTTCATCTTCACCGCGTTGCTCATCGCCGGTGCGGTGGGCTGGTTCACCAGTCGCCGGGCACCGGTCCCGGTCCAGTCCCACCCGGTCGATCACCGCCCGGTCTACGGCACCCCGCCCGGCTACGGCCAGAGCCCCACGTACGGCCAGAGCCCCACGTACGGCCAGGCCCCCACGTACGGCCAGAGCCCTACCTACACGCGGGATTCCACGTACGTCCCGGGCCCGGCCGACGGGCGGTCCAGCTACGGGCAGGCAAGCTACGGGCAGCCCAGTTACGGCCAGGCCGCCGGTCCCGACCTCGCCGACGCCCGCGCCGAGGCCTCGCACTGGGTCGACCGTCTCGGCGGCGGCGTCACCGCGCTCGAGGGCCTGAACGCCGACGGGTCCGATGTCGCGGCCCGGCAGTCGGTGTCCGAGGCCGCCGAACGGCACGCGTCCGCCCGCCGTCAGCTGGCCGAGGCGGTCTCGGCCAAGCAGGTCCAGCTGGCCGGGCGCACCGCGATCGAGGGCCTGCACTACCTCCGCTCGGCCCGAACCGCCCTCGGCCTCGACCCGGGCCCCCAGGTGCCGCAGGAGAGCGCCGTCACCACCGTCGAGGGCACGCGGCGGGTCACCGTGGACAACGAGGAGTACGTCGCCTCGAACCGGCCCGGCGACTCCACGCCGTACTACTACCCGGGCGGGCAGGTGCAGGGCCGCAACGTCCCGGCCGGCTGGTACAGCAAGCCCTGGTGGAAGACGGCCATGGTCGCCGGGGCCGCCGGTATCGGCTCGATGCTGGTGCTGGACGCCCTCTTCGGCAACCACGGCCACGGAGGGCTCGGCGGCTTCGGCAGCTTCGGCGGAGTCGGCGGACCGGGCGGGCACCACGGCCCGCACGACGGCGGCGACTTCTTCGGAGGTGGGCAGGGTGGTCCCGGTGGCGGACCGGGTGGATTCGGCGGCTTCGACGACGGATTCGGATTCTGATCCAGGCGGGGGACGGCCCCTACAGCGACCGTCCCGGACCGCCGATCACCTTCTGGTCCCCGGTGCTTTCCCCGGCGGTCATCTGGCGCGACCCCGGGTTCCTCACCGATGATGACAAGACAGGCACTCAGGGTCACCGCCGATCCGCACCGACACCGCAGGCAATCGTCCGCAGCGGAGGCAGATCGTGGAGCTACACCTGATCGCGAGCCGGGTGCTCGGCGTGGTGCCGCGTAACCCCGCCGAGCTGCACGACAAGCTCAGCCACGCGATGACCGTGCTGAGCCAGGAGCCGGCCATGCGCTGGTCGTGCGTCGCCCTGATCGCCTCGGGCGTCGCCCTGGCCCTGGTGCGGCGCTGGAGTCACACACTGGTCGCCGTGCTCGCGCTCGCCGTCACCAGTTACGTGTGGCTGCAGGTGAGTCATGTTCGTGAGGGCGTGATCCTGTACGAGTTCTCCCGAGAGCACGGGCTCACCGAGGCCGACCTGCTGGTGCCGGTCGTGGTCTCGATCTCGGTGCTGCTGTGGCTGATCGGGCAGGCGGTGTGGCGGCGCCGGGGACCCCGCGAGGTCTACCAGGAGACCCGCACCGTCTCCGTCTCCTCGTCCTGAAGTCTCGAAGCCCCTGAAGCCCCTGAAGCCTCGAGGACCTCGAAGCCCCGAGGACCTCGAAGGCCTGCGGAACTTCGAAGCCCTGGTAGCCCCGAAGTCTCCCGAAGGAGACCTCAGCCCTCGATGCCCTGCCCGGAAGGCCCGTCCGTACCCGGCGACTGCGACGGCAGCCGGCCCGGATGCGTCTCCTGGTACGACCACCGTTCCTCGGCCCACACCTGTCCCCGCAGGTGGTAGCCCCGTTCCTCCCAGAAGCCCCGGCGGGGCTGGAGCAGGTACTCCCAGCCCCGGAACCACTTGGGCCCCTTCCACGAGTACAGGTGCGGAATGATCAGCCGTACGGGGTAACCGTGCTCGGGCGTCAGGTCCTCGCCGTCCTGCCGGAAGGCGAGGATCGCGTTGTCGGCGAGCAGGTCGTCCACCCGCACGTTCGCGCTGTAGCCGTACTGCCCGTAGACGATCACGTCGCTGATGCCGGGCAGCGGCGGGTAGGCCTCCACCACGTCACGGGCGAAGACGCCCTCCCACAGGTTGTCGAGGGTGGTGAACTTGCCCGCGCAGTGCATGTCGGCCGTGAGTGCCGCCTTCGGCAGCTGCTCCAGCTCGCCCAGCGTGACCACGAAGCTCTCGTCGCTCTTCGTCGCCCCGCCGAAACTCATCGACCAGGTCTCGCGGTCACGGACCCGGGGCACGGGGCCGTAGTGGCGCACGGGACGGTCCACGCGCCCGGTCTGGCCGGGTGGCAGAGGACGGTCGTCCGGCGGCTCACCGTGAGCATGATGGTCGTCCGGTCCCTCCTGCATCCCGCCCCTCATCCCGCCCATCAGGTCTCGTCCCCGGCCGGGGTCCGTACGACGTTCAAATACCGACCGGCGTCCACCATGTTCGACGCTGACGGCCCATTCGCCCAATCGGCAGGTGGGCGGGGTCTCGGACTCTACTGACCAGTCAGTCAAAGACGGTAACCCGGCCCGTTTCTGTGGCGGGCGTCGTCCGTGACGGGCCGGATGCGTCCGGTCATGTCCGCAGTTGACCCAGGCAGATCCTGCCGGGAACCGGGTCCGGATCGGATCTGGTCGCCGACGGCGGACGCGAGGGCGCGGCTCAGGGAGCCGGGTACGCCGTCACTTCGGTCGCCTTGGCCGACAACCGCACCGGCTGCCCGGGCGACAGGCGCAGCTCCGCCACGGCCGCCGCGGTGACGTCGACGAGGGCGTCCGGCGCCCCGCTCACTGCCACCCGCACCCGGTCGGTCAGCAGTTCCACGCCGCTCACGGTGCCGCTCCAGACGTTGCGCGGCGATCCGGCCGGCAGCTCTCCCAGGTGCAGCGAGATCGAGGTGGGCGCCAGCACCGCCAGCACCCGCGCGTCCACCGGCAGGTCGGTGGGGGATGCGAACAGCTCTCCACCCCCGTCCAGCGCGATCCGGCCCTGAGCCGGGGCGATCAGCCGCCCGCTGTAGAGGTTGAGGCCCATCAGCCGGGCCACGTACTCGGTCACCGGCCGCCGGGCCACCTCGGAGGGGGTGCCGGTCTGGGCGATGCGCCCGTCCTCGAGCACCAGGATGCGGTCGGCCAGCACCAGCGCCTCGAGCGGATCGTGGGTGACCACGATGCTCGGGCCGGCGAACTCGGCCAGCCGGCGCCGCAGCTCGGCACGGATCTCCAGCCGGGTGCGGGCGTCGAGGGCGGCCAGCGGCTCGTCGAGCAGCATCATGGCCGGCCCGGAGGCCAGCGCCCGGGCCAGGGCTACCCGCTGGGCCTGCCCGCCGGACAGCTGCGAGGGCCTCCGGGAGGCCAGGGCCTGAAGTCCCACCACCGCGAGCACCTCGGCGGCCGCGGCCCGCGCCACGGTGCGGCGGGCACCCCGGGAACGGGCCGCGAAGGCCACGTTGTCGAGCACGGACAGGTGCGGGAACAGCCGGTAGTCCTGGAACACCAGGCCCACCCGCCGGTCGGTGGTGGGCACGAAAAGGCCTGCGGCCGGGTCGTCCCAGCGAGTTCCGCCGACCTCGATGTGCCCCTCGCGCAGGGCCAGCAGCCCGGCGAGAGACCGGAGCAGGGTGGTCTTCCCGGCGCCGTTGGGCCCGATCACGGCCAGCACCTCACCCGGCCCCACACGCAGCCGGGCGCGCAGCTCGAAGGTGCCCCGGCCCACCACCACGTCGGCGTTCAGTTCACCGGTGGTGCCCCCCGTGGTGGTCGCCCTCGCGCTCACAGGGCGCCTCCGTTGATCCAGCGGTTGCGCAGCAGGGCCAGCGCGGCCACCGAGACGAGCAGCATCACCAGGCTCAGGGCGATGCCCGCGTCCGGGTCGTTCTGGATCAGCAGGTAGACCTTCAGCGGCATGGTCTGGGTGGTGCCCGGGAAGTTTCCGGCGAAGGTGATCGTGGCGCCGAACTCGCCCAGGGCCCGGGCCCAGGTGAGCACGCTGCCCGCGATCAGGCTGGGCGCGATCAGCGGCAGCGTGACCCGGCGGAAGGTGGCGAACGGTTTCGAGCCGAGCGTGGCCGCGGCCTCTTCCAGCCCGCGGTCGGCGGTGCGCAGCGCGCCCTCCACCGCGACCACGAGAAATGGCATGGCCACGAAGGTCTCGGCGATGACGACGGCCGTGGTGGTGAACGGCAGGGTGTAGCCGAACCAGGCCTCGAGGTGCTGCCCGACGATGCCGCGGCGGCCCAGGGCCAGCAGCAGGGCGACACCGCCGACCACCGGCGGCAGCACCAGCGGCAGCGTGACCAGGGCCCGCAGCACGCTGATGCCGGGCCGCCGGCTGCGGGCCAGCACGAAGGCCAGCGGCACGCCCAGCACCAGCGACAGGCCGGTGGCCGCGGTCGCCGCGAACAGTGAGAGCCGGAGCGCCTGAAGCACTTCCGGTTCGGACAGCAACTGCGGCAGATCGGCCCAGGGAGCCCGCAGCAGCAGTCCGGCCAGGGGGAGCAGGAGGAACAGCACCGCGATCAGCGCGGGCAGCAGCATCGGCCAGGGAGTACGGCTGCCCGGCTGCGGATCGCGGTCCCGCGCTCTCATCAGGGCTTGCTGAATCCGGCCGTCCCGAGCTCGGCCGAACCCTGGTCGGACAGCACGTAGTCGACGAAAGCCTTGGCCAGTGCCGCGTTCTCGGTGTCCTTGAGGGTGGCGATCGGGTAGGCGGTGCTGGCGTTGTCCTCGGCCGGGATCTCCACGCCGACCACGTCGTCGCCGGCGGCCTTGACGTCGGTCACGTAGACCAGGCCGGCATCCGCCTCGCCGAGCGTGATCTTCGAGAGGGTCGACTTCACGTCTTCCTCGTTGCTGACCGGGGTCACACTGAGGCCGGCGTTCTCGAACACCTTGCGGGCGCTGACGCCGCAGGGCACCTCCTCGGCGCAGAGCACGACCTTCACGTCCTTGTTCGCCAGGTCGTCGAGGGAGTCGACCTTCGCCGGGTTGTCGGCCGGGACCGCGATCTCCATCGTGTTGTTCGCGAACGTGACCGGGTCGGAGGCGTTCCCGGCCTCGACGACCTGGTCCATGTTCTTGGTGGCGGCCGAGGCGAACACGTCGGCCGGGGCGCCGGAGTCGATCTGCTCGGCCAGGCCGGAGCTCGGGCCGAAGCTGAACGTGACCTTGGTGCCCGGGTTCTCGGACTCGAAGGCCTGGCCCAGGGCGGTGAACGACTCGGTCAGCGAGGCGGCGGCGAACACCGTGATCTCACCGCTCAGGCCCGGGGCGGCACTGGTCTCGCCGTCGGAGGAACTGCCGCAGGCGGCAAGACTCGCGACGGCCAGCACGGCCACCGCTCCGGACATGACTCTACGCACCGTGTACTCCTCAAGGGTTTTCGGATCAGGAAGGATCGGGGACCTCGACCACGACGTTCGTGGACTTGATCGAGGCGACGGCGAGAGCGCCCGGTTCCAGGCCCAGTTCGTCGGCGGCCTCGCGGCTCATCAGCGAAACCACCCGGAAGGGCCCGGCCTGGATCTCGACCTGGGCCATCACGGTGTCCCGCACCACGCGGGTGACGAGGCCGGTGAAGCGGTTGCGGGCCGAGGAGAGGCCCAGCCCGTCCTGGTCGGGGGCGGGGCTCTCGGAGGCGAGTTGCTCGGCGAACCGGGCCAGGTCGGCACCCTCCACGGCGCGGCGCCCGGCCTCGTCGGTGGTGGTGGGCAGGCGGCCGGAGTCGGCCCAGCGGCGGATGGTGTCGTCGCTGACGCCGAGGAGCTGTGCGGCCTGCCGGATACGGAACCTGGTCACATCCGCGAGCATAACCGCAGGTACGGACCAGGAGCTCGCCGAGTGACCGTAGTTGCGGATTCGTGGCCGGGAAGTGACCTGGAGTACGGCCCGGGGCCGGCTCAGCTCACAGGCGGGTGGCCGGTACCCGCACGGTGATCAGCCGGAGGTCGTCGGCCAGTTCGTCGATACCGGCGCGCTCGAGGGGGCCGGCCACGATCAGCGCGTGCAGCCGGTGCTTCTCGCCCAGGGCCCGCACCACCTCGAGCGTCTCGGACTCGGCGCGCAGCGTGTCGTCGAGGTCGAAGGTGTCGAGCAGGGCGTAGCCCTCGGACCCGGCACACAGGGCGATCTCGATGCGGGCCCGCCGCCGGTGCGCCTCGGTCGCGCCGGGACGCACCCGGAACAGGCCGACGGCGAGGGAATGTGCCATGTCACCAGAATCGGCCGGGGTCGCGGCGGACAGCGATGTTCCACCGGTGAACCCCTGATGCATCGTGCCCTCCCGGCCCATCGGTTAGGTTCGCCGAGTGCCACCCGTCAGCCGGATCTTTCGCGCCGCCACCCCGTCCACCGCCGCTCTCGTGATCGTCACCGGGGTCGGTCCGATCGCCACCGACTCCTACGTCGCCGCGCTCCCGGCCCTCCAGGAGTCGCTGCGCACCTCGGCCGCCACGGCCCAGCTCACCCTGACGGCCTTCATCGTCGGCATCGCGGCCGGGCAGATCGCCTTCGGCCCCGTCAGTGACGGCCTGGGCCGCCGGCGTCTGCTGCTCGGCGGGGCGGCGGTGTTCACGCTGGCCTCGCTGCTCTGTGCCCTCGCACCGACCGGGCCCGTGCTGGTCGCGATGCGGTTGCTGCAGGGCCTCGCGGCGGGGGCGGGCATCGCGGTGGGCCGGGCCGTGGTCGGCGACGCCTACCCGCCCGCCGAGGCCGCCCAGCGCTACGGCACGCTCGCGTCCATCACCTTCCTCGGCCCGGTGCTCGCCCCGGCCGCGGGCGGCGCCGTGCTGGCGGTGGGCGACTGGCGCACCCTCTTCGGCGTGCTCACCGCCTTCGGGGTGCTGATGGTGCTCGCCACGCTGACCGGGCTGCCCGAGACGCTGCCGCCGGAGCAGCGGCGCGGCGGGGGCCTGCGGGCGAACGGGGCCCGGATGCTCGACCTCGGACGCGACCGGAACTTCATGCAGCACGTGCTGCTGCAGTGCGTGGTCGTCGCCGGGTTCTTCACCTACATCGGCGGCTCGTCGTTCGTGCTGCAGGAGGTCTACGGGATCTCGGAGAGCACCTACGCCCTGGTGTTCGCCGTGAACGCCGCCGCGATGGCCTGTGCCAGTACCGCTTTCCGGTTCCTGGTGGCGCGGGTCGGACCGGCCGCGCTGCGGCTGACCGGCATGAGCGCCTCGACCGCGGCCGCGCTCGGGCTGCTGGGCTGTGCGGTGGCCGAACGACTCACGCCGGGCCCGCCGCCCCTGCCCCTGGTCTGGGTGCTCCTCACGGTGCTGGTCGCCGGCATGGGCCTGACCATCCCGGCCGCGACCGCCCTGGCCCAGCAGGCGGGTGACCGCTCACGCGGCACCGCGGCCGCGCTCGCCGGTGGCCTGGCGTTCTTCGCGGGCGCCGCGGTGACGCCGCTGACCGGGGTGATCGGCTACGACACCCTGCTGCCGATGGCTGGTCTGATGAGCGGGTTCTTCGTGCTCTCGGCCGTCCTGCTGGCCCGGATGCGGCGCCCGGATCCGGTTCCGGCTGTTGCGCCGGGGGCCACTCGAGGCACGATGAAGGTGGCCGGGGCGAAAGACGTTCCGGGGTGACCGGGGGGTCCGCGAACCGCTGCCGTGCCGCCGGTCTCAGTGACGGCGCCGGCCCTTGCGCTGGGGGTGGCCGTGATCGACCCAGTCGACCCACCGGTCGGACCGGTGCAGACCGCCCCGCGAGCGGCGGTGCGGCGACACCCGCACCCGCAGGATCGCCGGCGACTGCTCGCTCGGCGTCACCGAGACGATGTCGGGCAGCGCCCGGATCATCCGGCTGGCCGTGCCGTCTTGCCACTGACCCGCGTGCGCGTGCAGGTAGACCACCAGAACGTCGGGTTCGATGACGTCTTCGCTGATGTCCAGCAGGGCCAGGCCCCGGCTGCGCAGCTCGCGGCTCAGCAGCTCGGCCCGCATCTCCATCTCGGCCCCGCCGTCCGCGCGAGGTTCGTTCATGCTCGTGATCAGCCCCCTCAAGACGAGCAGCCCGCAAAAGGCAGGAGCCAGGGGCCCCGGCGCGAGAGACCCCTGGGAGGGCGAGACCAGCGATGGGTGATGGTCCCCAACCGCTGGCCCCGCCGATCTAGGTGGCCGACCCCCGTTTGCTCGGCCACACCACCAGGGTCGTACGGCGGAGGTGGGGAGTCATCCGTTCGATGAGGACAGTGCGAATGTCCCCATTGCCCCTTTGGCG
This genomic interval carries:
- a CDS encoding molybdopterin-dependent oxidoreductase; protein product: MQEGPDDHHAHGEPPDDRPLPPGQTGRVDRPVRHYGPVPRVRDRETWSMSFGGATKSDESFVVTLGELEQLPKAALTADMHCAGKFTTLDNLWEGVFARDVVEAYPPLPGISDVIVYGQYGYSANVRVDDLLADNAILAFRQDGEDLTPEHGYPVRLIIPHLYSWKGPKWFRGWEYLLQPRRGFWEERGYHLRGQVWAEERWSYQETHPGRLPSQSPGTDGPSGQGIEG
- a CDS encoding ABC transporter ATP-binding protein — its product is MSARATTTGGTTGELNADVVVGRGTFELRARLRVGPGEVLAVIGPNGAGKTTLLRSLAGLLALREGHIEVGGTRWDDPAAGLFVPTTDRRVGLVFQDYRLFPHLSVLDNVAFAARSRGARRTVARAAAAEVLAVVGLQALASRRPSQLSGGQAQRVALARALASGPAMMLLDEPLAALDARTRLEIRAELRRRLAEFAGPSIVVTHDPLEALVLADRILVLEDGRIAQTGTPSEVARRPVTEYVARLMGLNLYSGRLIAPAQGRIALDGGGELFASPTDLPVDARVLAVLAPTSISLHLGELPAGSPRNVWSGTVSGVELLTDRVRVAVSGAPDALVDVTAAAVAELRLSPGQPVRLSAKATEVTAYPAP
- a CDS encoding ABC transporter permease; translated protein: MRARDRDPQPGSRTPWPMLLPALIAVLFLLLPLAGLLLRAPWADLPQLLSEPEVLQALRLSLFAATAATGLSLVLGVPLAFVLARSRRPGISVLRALVTLPLVLPPVVGGVALLLALGRRGIVGQHLEAWFGYTLPFTTTAVVIAETFVAMPFLVVAVEGALRTADRGLEEAAATLGSKPFATFRRVTLPLIAPSLIAGSVLTWARALGEFGATITFAGNFPGTTQTMPLKVYLLIQNDPDAGIALSLVMLLVSVAALALLRNRWINGGAL
- the modA gene encoding molybdate ABC transporter substrate-binding protein, with amino-acid sequence MRRVMSGAVAVLAVASLAACGSSSDGETSAAPGLSGEITVFAAASLTESFTALGQAFESENPGTKVTFSFGPSSGLAEQIDSGAPADVFASAATKNMDQVVEAGNASDPVTFANNTMEIAVPADNPAKVDSLDDLANKDVKVVLCAEEVPCGVSARKVFENAGLSVTPVSNEEDVKSTLSKITLGEADAGLVYVTDVKAAGDDVVGVEIPAEDNASTAYPIATLKDTENAALAKAFVDYVLSDQGSAELGTAGFSKP
- a CDS encoding TOBE domain-containing protein yields the protein MTRFRIRQAAQLLGVSDDTIRRWADSGRLPTTTDEAGRRAVEGADLARFAEQLASESPAPDQDGLGLSSARNRFTGLVTRVVRDTVMAQVEIQAGPFRVVSLMSREAADELGLEPGALAVASIKSTNVVVEVPDPS
- a CDS encoding Bcr/CflA family efflux MFS transporter; this encodes MPPVSRIFRAATPSTAALVIVTGVGPIATDSYVAALPALQESLRTSAATAQLTLTAFIVGIAAGQIAFGPVSDGLGRRRLLLGGAAVFTLASLLCALAPTGPVLVAMRLLQGLAAGAGIAVGRAVVGDAYPPAEAAQRYGTLASITFLGPVLAPAAGGAVLAVGDWRTLFGVLTAFGVLMVLATLTGLPETLPPEQRRGGGLRANGARMLDLGRDRNFMQHVLLQCVVVAGFFTYIGGSSFVLQEVYGISESTYALVFAVNAAAMACASTAFRFLVARVGPAALRLTGMSASTAAALGLLGCAVAERLTPGPPPLPLVWVLLTVLVAGMGLTIPAATALAQQAGDRSRGTAAALAGGLAFFAGAAVTPLTGVIGYDTLLPMAGLMSGFFVLSAVLLARMRRPDPVPAVAPGATRGTMKVAGAKDVPG